From Colias croceus chromosome Z, ilColCroc2.1:
CCAACATTGTTACATATCCAAACAAAACATTACGACCAACATGTAATTTTCCTACTCGTCATACTAATCAAGGGTCTAAATTGTGTTACAGCAAAATTTAACTAGTTATAATGTAgttagatacatattatattattttattaactaagTATATACACATCTCTACATATCACGACCGCTTCCCACTCCGTcaaaaatgcaattttaaagCTGTTTAGAGCCTTATAGAAATTcttatagtaattatttttatagtcaaCATGAACAGGTTTCCCTAAAATGAATTGTAggacttaaatataaaatttaaaaatggttcTAAGGCTTCAGGTTCTGGTCAGATACTAttgactataatatttatttgtcaaaTCGGGTGAATACCCTTTGGAATTTATCCTGCATCAACTgttaaatacttactttttaaaaggtaagtagtatttaatttaaaaggtaagtaGGTCATCTCAAATGATGgatgatattttattcacaaatAATGAAAGGCggatttttataaagttaaaacactTTGTaatcatttgaatattatattattcattaactAATTAGACTTTCGCAATCTGCCAAAAAATAACGTTAAGCAATAACCATTGAGACCGTACCAACAGCAGGGGCAACTGAAATTGTTCCGACCTCCGACCAACCGATattgttccaatattgcccaTGCGGCGGGTACGTGAGTAGCCGGCTTAATAGAATTGAATTCATTcggaaaatttatattgaaatataacgTACCGAATCCTACAAACGCCATTACctaattatgtactaaattatgtttatctaTGTATGAGTCTCAAATAACACGAAGTCAGACAAAGTTAGGCCtaggtattattattgtgGACTGACGCAGGGTCGGTGCGTCTCAGTGTGTAAGTGAacgtataggtaggtaatttacTAATTTCATTCGGTActgtgtaaaatattaacgTGAGAAACGGTCTTATTGCGTAGACGATCAGAAGCAGTCTGTTTGTACAGTAAACATAGcaattaatataaagtttGATGTCAATAAATATCAGTCAACGTCGCGTCGTCGCCTGCGGATAGAGTCCGATCGTCTACAGCGATTGCGTAGACGTTGCGTTCACGAAAACGCGTAGAAAACGTATTACAAAGTTCTGAATAACGTTAAAATAGCGTTCATTAAGTTAAGCATTAGATTCTTTGAGATCAGTGAGCCTCGCCAGTTGCGCGGGCTCCAACTCGTCGGGAATGGAGGCGCGGCCGGCGCGGGGCGCGGAGGGCGGGGATTGGGGAGCGGTCGGGGGTCCGGAAGCTACGGAAGCGCCGGTCGATTCGCCTTCGGATGCCGTCGAGCTCGAGGCAGGGTGCGGAGCAGAGTCGGCGTGGCCTTCATCAGTTTCGCGCAAGCACACGGCGGTCTGTTCGGAAAGGGAGGATTCTTCGTCGTCGTTCTCTTCCGGGCGTTCGGGTTCCTCATGCTGTTGCTCCGGCTGCTCCGGCTCCGGCTCCGTAGGTGGGAATGGTTGATCCGGCTCCTCTACCATAGGTGTGGCGGCAGTGATTACTATTTGTGCCACGCCTAGGCCGCAATCTTCGGTGGGTAGTTCAACTTTTGGCGGCGGCGGTTTCGACTGCGGGGCGGGGGGTATCTCCTCTTCCTAGtatcaaaacaatttttaatcattCTTATTTCATATAAAGATATGTATACCCATTAGGTATCAACACTTTTACTCgcatatatatgtatatcctTGCTGTAGCGTTGTTACAAATTCAGCAGGGCAActtttaacgtttttttaCAGAAGATGATTAAGAAGCTTTTAAGAATATTCTTTTGATAAAAGATTAGTCATTCCGATTCTGTTAAATTCACTAATTTAACTGTAGAGCTATTATTTGTTTCTACATCCAACACACCATGCTTTTATTTAGGCAACATGCTTGTGATGAGATGAATGTCTATCTACTTTTACTTTAGgctactaattattattattatattttatattacacacAAACTCTTCGTTGATAGACAATTTGTAACTACAGTGTTCGTCAAACCTACTCAATATAGATATATcacatatatatttaataaaactagtCACAATATATTTCACCATAGCTCGAGatatataatacctactcttattaaatataagtagATAATTAGCACACAAAATATAAGATACAGTTTAGACACACATAAacgacaataatattaaaataaagttgtaTGAAAGAATAGACATTGTTCCATGGTAGGTTCATGTATTGTCATTTATGTTTGCGTTTTTATGgcatataagtacctactttacATATAGCACGTCAGTagataattacaaaatataaacacagAAGCAAATAAAAAGCATTGTGATAGCGGCACGAAGCACACCACATTATCatcattattgtatttaaatattattttttaaacataaagtCAAACCTcgtcttcaatattttcaccCAGAACCTCATCGACTGaagcatggaaaaaatgtgGGAAATTAACACAACATAGTTTATTATAgcatgaataattattaaaaaatataaactatcGAAATCAGGATACCTATTATGAAAACTCCATACATCCAATTaatgaaacaatttataaCTTGCTGTACCTACCCAAACATTGCATAATAAACGACTTGTAAACGACATAATACTTATTCACAAATAAAGAATTCTAGATTTGACACGATAGTTGTCCATTTATTGCTGTGATTTATTGCATACTGTGattagtacgggagctagcaacgtttaaaaaaaagtcattttagtatagttgggtttttgatatactgtttctcttgctatttcggttagagtccgggctgtctggctggccgcagtggttgcgtttattagtgcgcatcttatctgcacaggaaaatatccttaatttaaagtcatttttaacgcgtaatttttaatcttttgcctttagatagatccatcagacataatttttttattgcaagacgtttttttcgttgtaaaataggtgccatacgcaatttttatttcaaaataactaaaatgtcatcgaaataagtgaaattacatcaacatgagtccgcttaaaaggtaagtaataactttattatttatattatattatccttttttaatacttatattgaataattagtaaactaatatttttaatagatggtttcatatttattacacttttgggtataaatatgaatttgatgatatttgtattttctagtgtttgattttacgcgagtattatacattttgaaattaaagacttgggaaaataatacaatgaataaatcgcgtttaaaatccgttaaaaagtctttaatttcttgatgatatttggtttttatcaagtttacattaacgtcctatttgaggttcgttgggaaaaaggaggcgatatggtagattgttgcaaaaaaactgtaaatagtaaaatgaatattatatatagtataagtaacacagtgattacttatccttcactgggactcatgttgatggaatttcacttatttcgatgatattttaattattttgaaataaaaattgcgtctggcacctatttaacaacgaaaaaaacctcttgcaataaaaaatgtatgtctaatggatctatctaaaggcaaacgattaaaaattacgcgttaaaaaatgactttaaattaaggatattttcctgtgcagataagatgcgcactaataaacgcaaccactggggccagccagacagcccggactgtaaccgaaatagcaagaggaacagcatatcaaagaaccaactatactaaaatgctcacttgtcaacgttgctacctcctagaatagATAAGATTGTAATcctattatgtcataataGCAGAAACTAACGTCAGGATAAATTGCGCCAAGATTGCGCCATACTTGCGCCATACATTATCAATGGGTTTCTTCAAATTGTAGCGTTGGAATATTAGCGCTCAAAATAtctacctattttatttttcagatatAGGGGTCACAGACACAAGGtttcctttattatttaataagtaaacCAAGCTCATTTTACCTTATTAATAAATCGATCGAAAAATTGCAAGttgttattcatttttaattagtcATTTGAAGCATTTTGGAATCACCAATCATGTAAAcgaatgtaaaattatttgttcgCATTACTTACCGATTATAGCAGGAGCGCCACCTTGTTGAGGCGAAAATTGTGTGTCGTACTGATCGTGCTGATTCCTACTTAGTTCTAGATTAAAGCTGAAATCTGGTTGACTGTCCATAGAGTCACCCATGCCTGCTGGTGGTGGTGGCGGTGGATCAGCAGGAGGCGCAGCACTTTTTACATTGTTGTTTTCATTCTCGACCTCTAGCAGCGTCCAAGAAGGGCAAATGTTTCAGCAAGCTGTTTCCATGGTTACTTTCGTAGTAAGTATGAATTTCATATGAGTTCAGTGCCATTTTTATACGGATTACAGGCACATATATCCATTTCTCTAACTTGTTctatttttgtcataaatatGTTATTGACAAAAGGTATAGATAAGCGGTGACGATGCAACAAACTTAGCCATTTGTGTGTTGTGTCGTTTCATAAATTGATAAGCAATTAATTTCTTGATCCCTTATGTATAtagtagttttaattaaaagttggAGCAAGTGTAGAAGGTAAGAAAAAgcaaaagaaaagaaattaataaggATATATTATAGTCTTCATAATTCTAAAGCGCGTTGTCCGGTAACTAACCTATGTAATATTTGATCAAACAATGGAAATCTGTTCTTTTCTATTTGCGTAATTGCATATTAAATATGACAGTTATTTCTATGTAATAATTTCGTGCAAATTACGAATATCATGCAATTACAGCGATTACGAATGGACCTGTGATTTGTAGCGCCGATTGTCCTACCGAAATCTATCGAGAATCTTTAAACGTgccattattaaaaacacatcaTGCCAATTGGGAATAAAAACCACAACCAATTACCCAATCAGCCAAGAAGCTATCTATGGCGTGAGATACGGCACAATGTGTTGCCACTATGATTGTACGATAcaatacagaaatatacaaTACTGCGCTGCAAGACACCGACATAATTCGTCACTCGTACGTGGACAATTCAAAACGAATTGAATTAAGTCTTTAGAAGGAAAAACGTATGGAATATGTAAGGAAAAATTAAGTCTTTAGAAAAGAACCAAGGAAAATGTTGTCAAAGTACGAGAGACTAGTGCAAGAATAAAATAGAAGaaagtaaagttaaataatCTTGAACGCTTACGGTCATCATTAAAGCCACCACCTGGGGATCCAGGAGGAGAAGCAAACACTGGTGGAGCTGAATCCGGCGGAGTCCAGTCCTCATCCGCACCACTCAATGGTTCTCCATTCTGGAAGTATATCcaaattacaaatttatatCGTCATCCacttttaagaataaaattaacaataatgatgcaacaaaaataaacattacttCATCACATTCCTCGACTATCAAAGATGGGAAATTTCCTATAACGCCGTTAACTTCCCCGCGCCACCATCCATCATCAACACCATGTGCATCTCGGGAGACGATACGGATAATCTACAacaaataaagtataatttaattaaggcatattaaaataatactaacactatttttgaatttacaaTAAGCGTACCTGTCCTTCTTCAAGATTGAGTTCATCTGAGGCTTCGGCATCATAATCATAAAGTGCAAAGCAATAACCGAGAGTTGGTAGCGATACTTCCTTAGCTTGAGCGGGTTTTTGATGCTGTTCAACTTTTTGTTCTTCAGGCTTGGTGACCGGTGCTGAAATAACAGATATTTGATCTGGGGATTGCACTACGTCAGCATCTTCACCTTCTACCGTGTAGTCAACAGATGAGAAAGATATCTGTGTTACCAATCCTGGAGCGCTTGAAGCCTGAAAGTAACCAAAGTTAAAAGGGAACAATTtacagttaattttttaaaaggaAACATGTCGAGGATTTGTAATTGTTATCGTCTTACCTGTTCCCTGTCAATATCCAAATAGTTGTGTGGCACGTAGCCCTCCTCGCCACGATAGTTACGAGCACGAAGCCAACCGTCACCATCACCTTCTCCAACGACTTCTAATTGCTCATTTTCAATGATAGATAATTCATCTGGATTTTGTGCCTATAAAAACAAGTCAATGATTTACTCATTAAATAttcgataaataattatttccaatTCTATTATCTATTATGATAGCTTACCGTGTATGAGTACAAAGCGGTACATTTATAAAGCGGAGGTGCTGGTGGTTCAATAGTTTCAGCTGGAGGTGCCGTTGTTTCAGGCTCCGATTCACCCCAGTTCACTTGTGTGGGATCATCCCAGCCGACGGTAAGCTGTTCTATACGCATACGATCTTCTTCCAATTCCGCTGCAAACAATTGtcatttattataagataCTTGCAAATTAAcctaattatgtaaaatattttaccgtCTTCATCGTCCTCATGTTCATCTTCATGTTGGGAATCAGAAGTAGTTCGTTGATGTCCAGACGTAGTAGCGACGGCTGAAGTTGTGGCAGCTTCACCTTCAGTATTGTCACTATCGTAAAATGAATCCGAACTGGGTTGGTCCTACAAAAATCcattaatcaaataattacaacaaaagtaaaaattgaaacaaaatatatttcaggAATAAGACAAAAAATTGCAAGTAACAATTTATCACTTACAGCTGCACCAGAAGCATCGGTTCTGACGCTGACTAGACTGCTGCTTCGCGGCAATGTTTCTTGAACAGCTAACAAATCGACTTCTTTCAGCCATTCGTCGACAGGAGCTCCTCCAGTTCGGAGACACTCTAATCTAGCCTCGTATTTAGCTTTAGATGTTTCAGAGCGTCTTATGTTTGTGCGAAGTTCGTCCATTCGGACCTCTAACTCTGGACCATTTGGGTCATTCGGATCAACCTTAAAAttgtatcaaaattaaaatgtcatgTTCGTTTTCATAGTgtttaatgttgttttatattatttattaccaacCTTTTGACCAGCATCTCTCATAGCTTGATACAAATGTAATTTTCTGGTAGCATCTCTTACGAGAGCTGTCTCTCGGACCACTCTAGTAGCCCAACGACGAGCTTCTTGAGCCAAAGTTTGTGCAACAGTTTCATGCTCCATTGTAACCGTATCAATAGGATCATTGTCACAGGGTTCAAAATCATACTACAAAATCAAATGtctaaatattgaatataatcaatattgaatataatccgataaaatcatttaacataataattatgttaaatgCTTTTATCAAGtcaacaattaattaattgttcgCATcacaatgataataaattacataaatacgGTAGATACTAATCATGcaaacaatagttttattagGCCGTCATAAATTTCAGAATAGATCAATAATAGAAAGTAACATGGGTGTATACCTGAATATGTTGTTTCAAAACTGGATAGTACAAATAAAGACATTGTAAATTGTACTCCCTGGTGAGTTGTTGTGCTTGATCCCGAATTTTTCCGAAAGAATGTTGAGTGGCGGAGCACGTAAGTAACTCTGTTCGACCCATCAAGGTCAGAAACTCAGATACCTTCTCATATACGGCAGCTTCCATGCTTTGCATGCATGATTGCAGTTCCACCAAAAAATAACGGTTCTgggaaaaaaaatcttaataaggtaaacgcagctatcaacgacccatcgaaaatctgaaggtattaccgacctataaaagtaattcgaaatttaaacgtttccagaactattctagctataggtaggcaaagttatacacgaatgtattacttgagcatcgtatactttaacgttagagtgagtaactgagcaaaaaagagttaaaatgcgtaagttgctgcggggtagcgtggaagcaggacgtgtcgtactgttccgttgttccttcgggtaagtactgtgagtatctttttaagacatttacaaacaaatgacatctatactttaatttatattactaaatgtcaatgcatttaagtgtcaacttttcatttcttacaacattttattaataaaaagtaatttgaaacgataaaacttaaaattaaaatgggacggtgttagcttcaccagtttaagtcgtggcaggtatcaacgacccgtaagtcggcaatggcatcaacgtaactttttgttttattttcttttatgttattatatcacactaacacaagtggttttatggaccagtttaaatctaagctatgagtcttcataaaaatctattagcgactaaacttttttgtctagtgttgtgtcttttagcgttgtcaatttatacaaagttatgatattttcgaggatccctatcgaatagttacagtagtaaatcattgttttttttttgtttaaacaatatgcatttgttcatattttgtatgacattaatcaattataatctattttatagtctgatggtcaaatgaattaaaataaccatttttttatgggtcggtaatacaatttaggtttatacttacatactttaataccgacccatgtgggtcggcaatagcaactataggaagctattaccgatcgaatatagattgtttagtttctcatctacaaattcaaattcaaattgctttatttgcagaatgtagaataaagatgtttgtatatacagataatattgatccttaaacattctgctcgtaattgagcgtgcaaatatatttttattacttttgtgacataataggtgcctattaaaaattatatttttttaggttaaattaacataaaacatataattaggtatatttttttcagaaatatggagccacgaaagcggcgaaaagtattcagtaaaacacaactcgccgaagcaatcaatcaaatagcataacgaaatatcctagagtttgaaatccttaatttaatatatgtacataatatattaatagtattatgttgattaatttaaaagtttataattatttagttcattactaagaagtactcatttgttttattaaaaataactaccataaaaaaatacgaatatatttgcatttttatttcattttattaagatcggtaatcatcatcatcactagcttctatacattccattgctggaaaaaggcttcctctcacatacgatcgggaacagctgcataaaaatcgttaatagcttcacagccgtttttatgggtcggtaatagcaacaatcgactaagtcacattgtatattattttttacaagataatcctttattagaatgtatttgcttcaataaatacattttttatacataacactagcatataaaatgaaattataaatctttagaagaaccagtatacttaaaaaatatggttgattttgaaattgccttagaggggtcgttaatacctgcgtttaccctattcatataatatggaAGAT
This genomic window contains:
- the LOC123705291 gene encoding protein nervous wreck isoform X1, with product MQPPPRKSNYTKFLKNLHSEQIAKLHAKNQHECDLLEDLRTYTIKRSAIEKSYSEALLKISSAYLNKKIPNIPDIKVDGAEEKWNMWNVWRTVLEENEKLARARLAAVEVFQQQIADEAKVLRQHKMNVAKKSTDLLAQAHKELQLTVLDVDKNKKLYFDEEHTAHDVRDKAKDIEEKLKKKKGSFFQSITSLQKNSAKVSSRRDQLEEKSTGARNDYLLSIAAANAHQNRYFLVELQSCMQSMEAAVYEKVSEFLTLMGRTELLTCSATQHSFGKIRDQAQQLTREYNLQCLYLYYPVLKQHIQYDFEPCDNDPIDTVTMEHETVAQTLAQEARRWATRVVRETALVRDATRKLHLYQAMRDAGQKVDPNDPNGPELEVRMDELRTNIRRSETSKAKYEARLECLRTGGAPVDEWLKEVDLLAVQETLPRSSSLVSVRTDASGAADQPSSDSFYDSDNTEGEAATTSAVATTSGHQRTTSDSQHEDEHEDDEDAELEEDRMRIEQLTVGWDDPTQVNWGESEPETTAPPAETIEPPAPPLYKCTALYSYTAQNPDELSIIENEQLEVVGEGDGDGWLRARNYRGEEGYVPHNYLDIDREQASSAPGLVTQISFSSVDYTVEGEDADVVQSPDQISVISAPVTKPEEQKVEQHQKPAQAKEVSLPTLGYCFALYDYDAEASDELNLEEGQIIRIVSRDAHGVDDGWWRGEVNGVIGNFPSLIVEECDENGEPLSGADEDWTPPDSAPPVFASPPGSPGGGFNDDQVENENNNVKSAAPPADPPPPPPAGMGDSMDSQPDFSFNLELSRNQHDQYDTQFSPQQGGAPAIIVDEVLGENIEDEEEEIPPAPQSKPPPPKVELPTEDCGLGVAQIVITAATPMVEEPDQPFPPTEPEPEQPEQQHEEPERPEENDDEESSLSEQTAVCLRETDEGHADSAPHPASSSTASEGESTGASVASGPPTAPQSPPSAPRAGRASIPDELEPAQLARLTDLKESNA
- the LOC123705291 gene encoding protein nervous wreck isoform X2 is translated as MQPPPRKSNYTKFLKNLHSEQIAKLHAKNQHECDLLEDLRTYTIKRSAIEKSYSEALLKISSAYLNKKIPNIPDIKVDGAEEKWNMWNVWRTVLEENEKLARARLAAVEVFQQQIADEAKVLRQHKMNVAKKSTDLLAQAHKELQLTVLDVDKNKKLYFDEEHTAHDVRDKAKDIEEKLKKKKGSFFQSITSLQKNSAKVSSRRDQLEEKSTGARNDYLLSIAAANAHQNRYFLVELQSCMQSMEAAVYEKVSEFLTLMGRTELLTCSATQHSFGKIRDQAQQLTREYNLQCLYLYYPVLKQHIQYDFEPCDNDPIDTVTMEHETVAQTLAQEARRWATRVVRETALVRDATRKLHLYQAMRDAGQKVDPNDPNGPELEVRMDELRTNIRRSETSKAKYEARLECLRTGGAPVDEWLKEVDLLAVQETLPRSSSLVSVRTDASGAADQPSSDSFYDSDNTEGEAATTSAVATTSGHQRTTSDSQHEDEHEDDEDAELEEDRMRIEQLTVGWDDPTQVNWGESEPETTAPPAETIEPPAPPLYKCTALYSYTAQNPDELSIIENEQLEVVGEGDGDGWLRARNYRGEEGYVPHNYLDIDREQASSAPGLVTQISFSSVDYTVEGEDADVVQSPDQISVISAPVTKPEEQKVEQHQKPAQAKEVSLPTLGYCFALYDYDAEASDELNLEEGQIIRIVSRDAHGVDDGWWRGEVNGVIGNFPSLIVEECDENGEPLSGADEDWTPPDSAPPVFASPPGSPGGGFNDDQVENENNNVKSAAPPADPPPPPPAGMGDSMDSQPDFSFNLELSRNQHDQYDTQFSPQQGGAPAIIGRGDTPRPAVETAAAKS